Proteins co-encoded in one Malus sylvestris chromosome 9, drMalSylv7.2, whole genome shotgun sequence genomic window:
- the LOC126582989 gene encoding protein SOB FIVE-LIKE 3-like gives MDPYRNFYGTEGCSSSESGWTTYIDSPMQEDDAEYSNIEDVGYKNHHYIAYLTRKKVGKDDNDNESDDSMASDASSGPSHHHDLARPRSKETKGTARFKRDNSKQSRHKSTSKPEKKTGERNTKKK, from the coding sequence ATGGATCCCTACAGAAATTTTTATGGGACGGAAGGATGCAGCAGCAGTGAATCAGGGTGGACAACATACATTGACTCGCCCATGCAAGAAGATGATGCTGAATACAGCAATATTGAAGATGTCGGTTACAAAAACCATCATTATATCGCATATCTCACCAGGAAAAAAGTTGGCAAAGATGACAATGACAATGAGAGTGATGATTCAATGGCTTCTGATGCGTCTTCCGGCCCAAGTCACCACCATGATCTCGCGCGTCCGCGTAGTAAAGAGACTAAAGGCACTGCGCGCTTCAAGCGTGATAACAGCAAGCAATCTAGGCACAAGAGCACAAGCAAACCAGAGAAGAAAACTGGTGAAAGGAATACCAAAAAGAAGTGA